From the Lepisosteus oculatus isolate fLepOcu1 chromosome 1, fLepOcu1.hap2, whole genome shotgun sequence genome, one window contains:
- the msmo1 gene encoding methylsterol monooxygenase 1 yields MAVNASASILSSAYLAVEYVDSMLPGNPLQEPLKNAWNYMLDNYTKFQIATWGSLIVHEFIYFLFCLPGFIFQFIPFMQKYKIQQDKPETWEKQWKCFKMLLFNHFCIQLPMICGTYHFTEFFGIPYDWDSMPRWPYLLAQCFGCAVIEDTWHYFLHRLLHHKRIYKYIHKVHHEFTAPFGMQAEYAHPLETIILGAGFFIGIMIFCNHVTLLWAWVTFRLLETIDVHSGYDIPLNPLHLIPFYAGARFHDFHHMNFIGNYSSTFTWWDKLFNTDSQYNSFRHKPEKKKTQ; encoded by the exons aTGGCAGTGAATGCCAGTGCCAGCATCCTGAGCTCAGCTTACCTTGCTGTGGAGTATGTGGATTCGATGTTGCCTGGAAATCCCCTCCAGGAGCCACTGAAAAATGCCTGGAACTACATGCTTGACAATTACACCAAATTTCAGATTGCCACGTGGGGCTCCCTCATAGTCCATGAGTTTATTTATTTCCTCTTCTGTCTGCCCGGGTTCATCTTTCAATTTATCCCCTTCATGCAGAAGTACAAAATACAGCAG gaTAAACCAGAAACATGGGAAAAGCAATGGAAATGCTTCAAAATGTTGCTGTTCAATCATTTCTGCATTCAGCTCCCCATGATCTGTGGAACGTACCACTTCACAGAGTTCTTCGGCATTCCTTATGACTGGGATTCAATGCCAAGATG GCCCTACCTTTTAGCACAGTGCTTTGGTTGTGCTGTAATTGAAGACACTTGGCACTATTTCTTGCACAGACTACTTCATCACAAAAGAATTTACAAGTACATCCACAAGGTTCATCATGAATTCACA GCTCCATTCGGAATGCAGGCAGAATATGCACATCCTTTGGAAACAATTATTTTGGGAGCAGGATTCTTCATTGGGATCATGATCTTTTGTAACCATGTCACTCTTCTCTGGGCTTGGGTAACATTCCGCTTACTGGAAACTATTGATGTACACAG TGGTTATGACATTCCCTTGAACCCGCTGCATCTCATCCCGTTTTATGCTGGCGCACGCTTCCATGATTTTCACCATATGAACTTCATCGGGAACTATTCTTCTACCTTCACCTGGTGGGACAAACTCTTCAACACGGATTCCCAATACAACAGCTTCCGGCACAaaccagaaaagaagaaaacccAGTGA